From the genome of Flavobacterium ovatum, one region includes:
- a CDS encoding sugar-binding domain-containing protein: MRWRFKMMLPGEGIKKGLHKLPAEDIETLVWNNAKVPGDVYIDLWKAGVIDDLHFGRNSVKAQWVQQYEWWYALQFSVTEGVENQMVDIVFESVDYGCEVWLNGHYLGKHEGVFSKFSFNVNEYLRIHKWDFLKERNMLVVKLDTPPQVNAFVAGKKTPWFGDYWRDITPIGIVGPVKMVRTGNVPFTDVYAHTKLNKNGSADVNMEITVENTTNQPKEITFEGSLNG, from the coding sequence ATGAGGTGGCGATTTAAAATGATGCTTCCGGGCGAAGGAATTAAAAAAGGACTTCATAAACTTCCTGCAGAAGATATTGAAACGTTAGTATGGAATAATGCTAAAGTTCCTGGTGATGTTTATATCGATTTATGGAAAGCAGGGGTGATTGATGATCTACATTTTGGTCGTAATAGTGTGAAAGCACAATGGGTACAACAATATGAGTGGTGGTATGCACTACAATTTAGTGTTACTGAAGGAGTAGAAAACCAAATGGTTGATATTGTTTTTGAAAGTGTAGATTATGGTTGCGAAGTATGGTTAAACGGTCATTATTTAGGGAAACATGAAGGTGTTTTTTCTAAATTTTCATTCAATGTGAACGAATATTTGAGAATTCACAAATGGGATTTCCTTAAAGAACGAAATATGTTGGTGGTAAAACTTGATACGCCACCGCAGGTAAATGCTTTTGTAGCTGGTAAAAAAACACCTTGGTTTGGTGACTATTGGAGGGATATTACGCCAATCGGTATTGTAGGGCCCGTAAAAATGGTTCGTACTGGTAACGTTCCTTTTACGGATGTATATGCACATACAAAACTAAATAAAAATGGTTCTGCTGATGTAAATATGGAAATAACGGTTGAAAATACGACCAATCAGCCTAAAGAAATTACTTTTGAAGGTTCTCTAAATGGGTAA
- a CDS encoding M15 family metallopeptidase has product MYISIRFIIPLIVSIVLLSCQSTLPLSVKSLNPLPQENDTTFVNLKDYSADFIYNMKYATEDNFLKAKVYDCAECFLRLKTVKALVIVNKEFMKKGYHIQLFDCYRPLDIQKKMWAIVSNAQYVANPAKGSIHNRGGAVDITLVDKNGKELDMGTPFDHFGVEASHNYEKITDEVKQNRALLKSIMTAKYFNSFDSEWWHYNLKSALTDKVSNEKWDCEGK; this is encoded by the coding sequence ATGTACATTTCTATCCGTTTTATAATTCCACTTATCGTTTCGATCGTATTGTTGTCTTGTCAATCGACTTTACCACTAAGTGTAAAAAGTCTAAATCCGCTTCCTCAAGAAAATGATACTACTTTTGTAAATCTAAAAGATTATAGTGCCGATTTTATTTACAATATGAAATATGCTACGGAGGACAATTTTTTGAAAGCGAAAGTCTATGATTGTGCCGAATGTTTTTTACGGTTAAAAACCGTCAAAGCCTTGGTTATAGTCAACAAAGAATTTATGAAAAAAGGCTATCACATTCAGTTGTTTGATTGCTACCGCCCTTTGGATATTCAAAAAAAAATGTGGGCTATTGTTTCCAATGCGCAATATGTGGCCAATCCCGCCAAAGGGAGCATTCACAATAGAGGAGGAGCAGTGGATATTACACTCGTGGATAAAAACGGAAAAGAGTTGGATATGGGAACGCCTTTTGATCATTTTGGTGTCGAAGCCAGTCACAATTACGAAAAGATAACCGACGAAGTAAAACAAAACAGAGCCTTACTTAAAAGTATCATGACCGCCAAATACTTCAATTCCTTTGATTCGGAATGGTGGCATTATAATTTAAAATCAGCCTTGACCGACAAAGTTTCCAATGAAAAATGGGATTGCGAAGGGAAGTAA
- a CDS encoding transposase produces MLNSVKNNGELAKWHEKVDQSGFKSFGTISRTITNHYQTILNYFDNRSTNASAEMKFMNTY; encoded by the coding sequence ATACTCAATTCTGTAAAAAACAATGGAGAACTAGCCAAATGGCATGAAAAAGTAGATCAATCTGGATTTAAATCTTTCGGCACAATCTCTCGTACAATTACAAATCATTATCAGACCATATTAAATTATTTTGACAACAGAAGTACTAATGCCTCTGCAGAAATGAAATTCATGAACACCTATTAA
- a CDS encoding endonuclease/exonuclease/phosphatase family protein encodes MKSLLNNYKTQILGIILFLLSYSTVLSAQTKLLSWNIENLGKSKSDSEITFMANTIKDFDIIAIQEVVAGYGGSQAVAKLADELNRKGNHWDYTISEPTSSSAYKTERYAFIWKTNKVKKLGSAWLEKKYHLEIDREPFYCTFEAENKTFTLVNFHAITKSKQPETEIKYFKFLPAEYPTLNLIFTGDFNCPQSHTVFNPLRKMGYAPILTNQKTSLKRDCILDECLASEYDNLFYNSNKVVIKNAGVLFFYKKFNSLQEARSISDHIPIWAEIEMN; translated from the coding sequence ATGAAATCACTTTTGAATAATTACAAAACACAAATTCTAGGAATTATACTTTTTCTTCTCTCCTATTCTACTGTTTTATCCGCTCAAACCAAACTCCTGTCTTGGAACATAGAAAACTTGGGCAAATCCAAATCGGATAGCGAAATCACTTTTATGGCGAATACTATAAAAGACTTTGATATTATTGCGATTCAGGAAGTGGTAGCGGGTTATGGAGGTTCGCAAGCGGTAGCGAAACTAGCCGATGAACTGAACAGAAAAGGAAATCATTGGGATTATACCATAAGCGAACCCACTTCGAGTAGCGCTTATAAAACGGAACGTTATGCTTTTATTTGGAAAACCAATAAAGTGAAAAAATTAGGTTCGGCTTGGCTCGAAAAGAAATACCATTTGGAAATCGATCGTGAACCTTTTTATTGCACTTTTGAGGCAGAAAACAAGACCTTTACATTGGTGAATTTTCATGCGATTACCAAAAGCAAACAACCAGAAACAGAAATCAAATACTTCAAATTTTTACCTGCCGAATACCCAACACTGAACTTAATTTTTACGGGGGATTTCAATTGTCCGCAGTCGCATACGGTTTTTAATCCGTTGCGAAAAATGGGGTACGCTCCTATTCTTACCAACCAAAAAACGTCTTTGAAAAGAGATTGTATTTTGGACGAATGTTTGGCATCTGAGTATGACAACCTATTTTACAATTCGAATAAAGTGGTCATTAAAAACGCTGGTGTTTTGTTTTTTTATAAAAAATTCAACTCTTTACAAGAAGCTCGTTCTATCTCGGATCATATTCCGATTTGGGCGGAGATTGAAATGAACTGA
- a CDS encoding OmpA family protein, giving the protein MAFNLNKSEESKGKFDLSKNNIEAAGTYSEPIIEKPGKSKKWLFVLAGLILIGGASGYFLLASKDSKNITNEATSISPIKSFPDEEGLSNATGEVKDSSKGSNESIPSDDNLRNRNSEAKSPSNNAKTVLPQTNETSAIGANSNSGNSSNDLPYKNGEYYNIYQFPFGVANYTSSNVELDNLVNVLRKNPELKISIIAYTDNIGDAIVNQKLSVKRAKAIFNYIVSKGIIAEKVSYEGKGISTKYATQGENRRAEFIIRG; this is encoded by the coding sequence ATGGCATTCAACTTAAATAAAAGTGAAGAATCAAAGGGAAAATTTGATTTATCAAAAAATAATATTGAAGCAGCTGGAACTTATTCTGAACCAATAATCGAAAAACCTGGGAAATCAAAAAAATGGTTGTTTGTATTGGCTGGCTTAATCTTAATAGGTGGTGCTAGTGGGTATTTCTTATTAGCTTCAAAAGACTCTAAGAATATTACAAATGAGGCTACATCTATTTCTCCAATTAAATCGTTTCCTGATGAGGAAGGATTATCTAATGCTACAGGTGAAGTAAAAGACAGTTCTAAAGGCTCTAATGAAAGTATTCCAAGTGATGATAACCTCAGAAATAGAAATTCTGAAGCAAAATCACCCTCGAATAATGCAAAAACGGTTCTACCACAAACGAATGAAACTTCTGCAATCGGAGCAAATTCAAACAGTGGAAATTCTTCAAATGATTTACCATATAAAAATGGAGAATATTATAATATCTATCAATTTCCTTTTGGTGTAGCAAACTATACTTCTTCAAATGTTGAACTTGATAATTTAGTAAATGTATTAAGGAAAAATCCAGAATTAAAGATTTCAATAATTGCATATACTGACAACATTGGAGATGCGATTGTGAACCAAAAACTTTCTGTTAAAAGAGCAAAAGCTATTTTTAATTATATTGTTTCGAAAGGAATCATTGCTGAAAAAGTTTCCTATGAAGGAAAAGGTATTTCAACAAAATATGCAACTCAGGGCGAAAACCGAAGAGCAGAATTTATAATTAGAGGTTAA
- a CDS encoding DUF6804 family protein has translation MDKLIKLTLFIILLGCLLPLPYGYFQFVRFAAMFGFSYLAYSASSQKNKNEVFIYIALALLFQPFIKIALGRTIWNIVDVVVSIGLLSTIVLNPKKQK, from the coding sequence ATGGACAAATTAATAAAACTAACCCTCTTTATAATCCTACTCGGCTGCCTCCTTCCCTTACCCTACGGCTATTTTCAATTCGTTCGGTTTGCAGCCATGTTTGGATTTAGCTACTTAGCATACTCAGCCTCCTCACAAAAAAACAAAAATGAAGTTTTTATTTACATAGCCTTGGCACTTCTTTTTCAACCATTTATAAAAATAGCATTAGGAAGAACCATTTGGAATATTGTTGATGTAGTTGTTTCTATTGGCTTATTGAGTACTATTGTATTAAATCCAAAAAAGCAAAAATAG
- a CDS encoding TerD family protein, producing the protein MINLEKKKTINLTKSAPSLSKVRVGLSWDDVQINGKSPDCDASVFMLGENGKVPADGYFVFFNNLISEDNSITHNGDNRTGAGDGDDETIDINLSQVSPLCVQMIVTITIHNMDEGFNFDTVSKPSVRIYNSANNSIICQYELSESFSGCDSLIIGRLYRKGTDWEFEAMGQAFAGGLEATVNLYC; encoded by the coding sequence ATGATAAATCTAGAAAAGAAAAAAACAATTAACCTAACAAAATCAGCTCCTTCACTAAGTAAAGTTAGAGTTGGTTTAAGTTGGGATGATGTACAAATTAATGGAAAATCACCCGATTGCGATGCTTCAGTTTTCATGCTTGGCGAAAACGGAAAAGTTCCTGCTGATGGATATTTTGTTTTTTTTAATAACCTTATTAGTGAAGACAATTCTATTACACACAATGGTGATAACAGAACGGGAGCTGGTGATGGTGACGATGAGACAATAGATATAAATCTTTCACAAGTAAGCCCATTATGTGTTCAAATGATCGTTACAATTACAATACATAATATGGATGAGGGTTTTAATTTTGATACTGTAAGTAAACCGAGTGTTCGTATTTATAATAGTGCTAATAATTCGATTATTTGTCAGTATGAATTAAGTGAGAGTTTTTCTGGTTGTGACTCACTAATTATCGGACGCCTCTATAGAAAAGGGACAGATTGGGAGTTTGAAGCAATGGGTCAGGCATTTGCAGGAGGGCTTGAGGCAACTGTAAATTTGTATTGTTAG
- a CDS encoding TerD family protein, protein MSSFNLSKGERFSLSKSAPGLSIARIGMGWNPNEEPNGPDFDLDVSAFAINSNYKIPSDTYFVFYGQVRMGNCIEDETEKGFSRPITADKSILGAIDDPDGRRSDGNDDEDMIFDLSKVNSDIEQIIICASICKYPHDNKKDKRTLAQNFGMVDDCYIRIINEQTGEEIVRYDLAKQFINEDAVEFGRLFRVGNTWEFEAMGRAHDGGLQTLVDMYT, encoded by the coding sequence ATGAGTAGTTTTAATTTAAGTAAAGGTGAAAGATTTTCTCTTAGCAAGTCAGCACCAGGTTTATCAATTGCACGTATAGGAATGGGTTGGAATCCAAATGAAGAGCCAAATGGACCTGATTTTGATTTAGATGTTTCTGCATTTGCAATTAATAGCAACTATAAAATCCCATCTGACACTTATTTTGTTTTTTATGGTCAAGTTCGCATGGGAAATTGCATCGAAGATGAAACAGAAAAAGGTTTTTCTAGACCAATTACTGCGGATAAATCGATTTTGGGTGCTATTGATGACCCCGACGGAAGAAGAAGTGATGGAAATGATGATGAAGATATGATTTTTGATTTGTCAAAAGTAAACTCTGATATTGAGCAAATAATCATCTGTGCTTCAATTTGTAAATATCCACATGATAATAAAAAAGATAAAAGGACATTAGCTCAAAACTTTGGGATGGTCGATGACTGTTATATTAGGATAATAAATGAACAAACTGGAGAGGAAATTGTACGTTATGATTTAGCTAAGCAATTCATTAATGAAGATGCCGTTGAATTTGGTCGTTTATTCCGAGTTGGAAATACATGGGAGTTTGAAGCCATGGGCAGAGCACATGACGGAGGTTTGCAAACACTTGTAGATATGTATACATAA